In the genome of Acidimicrobiales bacterium, one region contains:
- a CDS encoding Mur ligase family protein: protein MAELDAALAYLDRHINLEAGRQGGVPAPNLDRMRALVHALGDPQRNYPVVHLTGTNGKGSTARMITALLRASGLAVGTYTSPHLERINERIAWNGEPLDDLAFAAAVATVAGVEDVAGVQPTFFEILTAAAYAFFADVAVDVAVSEVGLLGRWDATNVADAAVAVVTNVGLDHTEYAGPTKEAIAREKAGIVKPGSWLVLGETDPALVPIFREAGAAGVWEREVDFACEDNLVGLGGRVVTIRTPSSLLEDVFLPVHGAHQGDNAALAVAAVEAFFDRPVPADVVAEAFDGVTVPGRFEVVARRPLVVLDGAHNPDGARAAAGTLADDFTVRGDRILVVGMNRGRDPEEMLTALDADRAGLVVACAPDWARARPAGEVAAVAEAMGVDAVVAKDVADALRTALDAAGEDDVVLVTGSLYVVGEARTAWFSGLGPGR, encoded by the coding sequence GTGGCCGAGCTCGACGCCGCGCTCGCCTACCTGGACCGTCACATCAACCTCGAGGCGGGGCGCCAGGGCGGCGTGCCCGCGCCCAACCTCGACCGCATGCGGGCCCTCGTCCACGCCCTCGGCGACCCCCAGCGCAACTACCCGGTCGTCCACCTCACGGGGACCAACGGGAAGGGCTCGACGGCGAGGATGATCACCGCGCTGCTGCGGGCGAGCGGCCTGGCCGTCGGCACCTACACGAGCCCGCACCTCGAGCGCATCAACGAGCGCATCGCCTGGAACGGCGAGCCCCTCGACGACCTCGCCTTCGCCGCCGCCGTCGCCACCGTCGCCGGGGTCGAGGACGTGGCCGGCGTGCAGCCGACGTTCTTCGAGATCCTGACGGCCGCGGCCTACGCGTTCTTCGCCGACGTGGCCGTCGACGTCGCCGTCTCGGAGGTCGGCCTGCTCGGGCGGTGGGACGCCACCAACGTGGCCGACGCCGCCGTCGCCGTCGTCACCAACGTCGGCCTCGACCACACCGAGTACGCGGGGCCGACGAAGGAGGCGATCGCCAGGGAGAAGGCCGGGATCGTCAAGCCCGGCTCGTGGCTGGTGCTGGGGGAGACCGACCCGGCGCTGGTGCCGATCTTCCGGGAGGCGGGGGCGGCCGGCGTGTGGGAGCGGGAGGTGGACTTCGCCTGCGAGGACAACCTCGTCGGCCTGGGCGGGCGGGTGGTCACCATCCGCACCCCGTCCTCCCTGCTGGAGGACGTGTTCCTCCCGGTCCACGGCGCCCACCAGGGCGACAACGCCGCGCTGGCCGTCGCCGCCGTCGAGGCCTTCTTCGACCGGCCCGTCCCGGCCGACGTGGTCGCCGAGGCGTTCGACGGGGTCACCGTGCCCGGCCGCTTCGAGGTCGTCGCCCGCCGCCCCCTCGTCGTGCTCGACGGCGCCCACAACCCCGACGGGGCGAGGGCGGCGGCCGGCACGCTGGCCGACGACTTCACCGTGCGCGGCGACCGCATCCTCGTGGTCGGCATGAACCGGGGGCGCGACCCCGAGGAGATGCTGACCGCGCTCGACGCCGACCGGGCCGGCCTCGTCGTCGCCTGCGCCCCGGACTGGGCGAGGGCCCGCCCGGCCGGCGAGGTGGCCGCCGTCGCCGAGGCCATGGGCGTCGACGCCGTGGTGGCCAAGGACGTCGCCGACGCCCTGCGCACGGCGCTCGACGCGGCCGGGGAGGACGACGTCGTCCTCGTCACCGGCTCGCTCTACGTCGTCGGCGAGGCCCGCACGGCCTGGTTCAGCGGGCTGGGGCCCGGGCGATGA